From Labeo rohita strain BAU-BD-2019 chromosome 18, IGBB_LRoh.1.0, whole genome shotgun sequence, the proteins below share one genomic window:
- the znf143b gene encoding zinc finger protein 143 isoform X2 gives MLLAQVNRDTQGMEFQSVDGDPQQVTLCLTEAVTVADDNIEGMDTVSLQAVTLVDGSTAYIQHSPKENKIMEGQVIQLEDGSAAYVQHLPMSKTGGEGLRLEDGQAVQLEDGTTAYIHAPKETYDQGGLQAVQLEDGTTAYIQHMPPSNTILAIQADGTVADLQTEGTIDAETISVLEQYSAKMEATECSTGLLGRGDEAVHMQIVLQGQDSRSPRIQHVGEKAFRCEHEGCGKLYTTAHHLKVHERSHTGDKPYICEHIGCGKKFATGYGLKSHVRTHTGEKPYRCQELNCLKSFKTSGDLQKHTRTHTGEKPFKCPFEGCGRSFTTSNIRKVHIRTHTGERPYYCSEPNCGRAFASATNYKNHMRIHTGEKPYVCTVPGCDKRFTEYSSLYKHHVVHTPCKPYNCNHCGKTYKQISTLAMHKRTAHNDTEPIEEEQEAYFEPPAEAIDDPGLMYTPTVVEDDSGSEQVSGSEVMGQHVALISQDGTQQVLSQADMQAMGGTITMVTQEGTTITIPAHEAMLSSGGAHSVTMVSADGTEGQVAIVTPDLSAYQTEEGELVQDQEHHVVSTSPHPVTLLATSNGTHIAVQLSDQPSLEEAIRIASRIQQGETPGIDD, from the exons ATGCTCTTAGCCCAGGTGAATCGGGACACCCAGGGCATGGAGTTTCAAAGTGTGGATGGGGACCCGCAGCAGGTCACCCTTTGCCTGACAGAGGCAGTAACAGTTGCAG ATGACAACATAGAGGGAATGGACACGGTGAGCTTGCAGGCCGTGACTCTGGTGGATGGCTCCACAGCATACATCCAACATAGCCCTAAAG aaaacaaaataatggaAGGACAAGTGATTCAGCTGGAGGATGGATCTGCTGCTTATGTCCAGCACCTACCAATGTCTAAAACAG gTGGAGAAGGATTGAGACTAGAAGATGGCCAAGCTGTGCAACTGGAGGATGGGACAACCGCTTATATTCATGCACCCAAAG AAACGTATGATCAGGGCGGTTTACAGGCTGTTCAGCTGGAGGATGGCACCACTGCATATATTCAACATATGCCTCCATCCAACACCATCCTGGCCATCCAGGCAGATGGTACAGTAGCAGACTTACAGACAGAGGGCACAATTGATGCTGAGACCATCAGTGTATTGGAGCAATACTCTGCTAAG ATGGAGGCCACAGAATGTAGTACTGGGTTACTTGGTCGAGGCGATGAAGCTGTGCATATGCAG ATTGTACTGCAGGGTCAAGACAGCCGGTCGCCTAGAATACAGCATGTTGGGGAAAAGGCCTTCAGATGTGAACATGAGGGATGTGGAAAACTTTACACAACTGCTCACCATCTGAAG gtACATGAAAGATCGCATACTGGGGATAAGCCATACATTTGTGAACATATAGGTTGTGGGAAAAAATTTGCAACAG GGTATGGTCTCAAGAGTCACGTTCGaactcacactggagagaaaccataTCGTTGTCAGGAGCTTAACTGTCTCAAGTCTTTCAAAACGTCCGGAgacttacaaaaacacacaagaacACATACAG GCGAAAAACCATTTAAATGTCCGTTTGAAGGCTGTGGGAGATCTTTTACCACATCCAACATTCGTAAAGTCCACATCCGTACTCACACAGGCGAGAGGCCGTACTATTGCTCTGAACCCAACTGTGGAAGGGCCTTTGCAAGTGCCACCAATTACAAAAAccacatgaggattcacacaG GTGAGAAGCCTTACGTCTGCACTGTTCCTGGCTGTGACAAGCGTTTCACTGAGTACTCCAGCCTGTACAAGCACCATGTAGTTCATACGCCCTGTAAACCCTACAACTGTAACCACTGCGGAAAGACGTATAAGCAGATTTCAACCTTAGCCATGCATAAACGCACAGCACACAATGACACAGAGCCGATAGAAGAAGAACAAGAAGCTTATTTTGAGCCCCCAGCAG AGGCCATTGATGACCCTGGGTTAATGTATACTCCGACAGTGGTGGAAGATGACTCTGGGTCTGAGCAGGTGTCAGGATCAGAGGTCATGGGACAACATGTGGCTCTCATATCTCAGGATGGCACTCAACAG GTTCTGTCTCAAGCAGATATGCAGGCTATGGGAGGCACGATTACAATGGTAACACAAGAAGGAACCACCATAACTATCCCAGCACATGAGGCAATGCTTTCCTCAGGGGGAGCACATTCTGTTACTATGGTGTCTGCAGATGGGACAGAGGGGCAG gtgGCTATTGTGACACCAGATTTGTCTGCATACCAGACAGAAGAGGGGGAGCTCGTACAAGATCAGGAACACCATGTGGTTTCCACAAGTCCACACCCAGTCACACTGCTGGCTACTTCTAATGGCACACACATAGCTGTGCAG CTCAGTGATCAGCCCTCTCTAGAAGAAGCAATCAGAATAGCATCAAGAATACAGCAAGGAGAAACCCCTGGCATAGACGATTAA
- the si:ch211-242e8.1 gene encoding uncharacterized protein si:ch211-242e8.1 isoform X1 — MLFRSLSCGPWGPWIMTSAWSLMWVVCGLAVWFSHTHAASVSPNLLMITSDPVTDDQPINPEYLTEPTNPPSNNTVSVSPSLLMPTSDSKTDEQPINPEHPTEPTDLFSNTDTAASVSSILLMTNSDASNEGQSTTPKHQSDSTDPPSSNNTGLACISVLPPRRGSYYVEHGTGVSVGSMLVFWCKEGYQLVGHEKITCILHAGVPRWSSSLPVCESIPRPNDQGLHIALLVSVVSGVVILVMTVCFIVCCCQDHMSKKKEKHRTGRSRRRETRSSRSRRSPSWLEREHIDWEAFPPPKLFSLSQRLDRPLPPGSPVYSEVIRAYENRGYERSQESLLRNSNSTYPTYHANSQIYPALVFQRVQTEPNPTTASTTPVYVQISTPPKNKTPHAPAVTHP; from the exons ATGCTGTTTCGATCCTTGTCCTGCGGCCCCTGGGGGCCTTGGATCATGACATCAGCGTGGTCCTTGATGTGGGTTGTGTGTGGACTGGCGGTGTGGTTTTCCCACACTCACGCAGCCTCAGTGAGCCCCAATCTGCTCATGATCACCTCTGATCCAGTCACTGATGATCAACCAATCAATCCAGAGTATCTGACTGAACCTACTAATCCACCCAGCAACAACACAG TCTCAGTGAGCCCCAGTCTGCTTATGCCAACCTCTGATTCAAAGACTGACGAGCAACCAATCAATCCAGAACATCCGACTGAGCCTACAGATTTATTCAGCAACACTGACACAG CAGCCTCAGTGAGTTCCATTCTGCTCATGACGAACTCTGATGCAAGTAATGAAGGACAATCAACCACTCCAAAACATCAGAGTGACTCTACAGATCCACCCAGCAGCAACAACACAG GACTTGCATGCATTTCTGTGCTTCCCCCAAGACGAGGATCATACTACGTGGAGCACGGCACAGGGGTGTCTGTGGGCTCCATGCTTGTGTTCTGGTGTAAGGAGGGCTACCAGCTAGTTGGCCATGAGAAAATCACATGCATCCTGCATGCAGGCGTCCCTCGATGGAGCAGCTCCCTGCCAGTCTGTGAGA GTATCCCTCGGCCAAATGACCAGGGACTTCACATTGCTTTACTGGTGTCTGTTGTGAGTGGAGTGGTGATTCTTGTCATGACTGTCTGCTTCATCGTCTGCTGTTGTCAAGACCACATGAGCAAAAAGAAGGAAAAGCATCGGACAGGCAGAAGCAG GAGAAGAGAAACACGAAGCTCTAGGTCTCGGAGGAGCCCGTCCTGGTTGGAAAGAGAGCATATAGATTGGGAAGCATTCCCTCCACCTAAACTTTTCAGCCTGTCCCAGCGTCTCGACCGACCGCTGCCTCCTGGTAGTCCTGTTTATTCAGAAGTCATCAGAGCCTATGAGAACAGAGGGTATGAGAG GAGTCAGGAGAGTCTGCTGAGAAACTCCAATTCCACATATCCTACATACCACGCCAACAGCCAAATCTACCCGGCCCTTGTTTTCCAAAGGGTTCAAACTGAGCCAAACCCCACCACTGCTTCTACCACCCCAGTTTACGTACAGATTTCCACACCTCCCAAAAACAAGACCCCACACGCCCCTGCTGTCACCCACCCATAG
- the LOC127181123 gene encoding P2Y purinoceptor 4-like, producing the protein MHELFLAIVDKCNDEYSYVRLPLGIVTFVLGFPANVALLWLLVRGEKALSPSEILGLNLGVLNVIFCISLPFDVYISANYIRTGDLLTITEAISILNLIGCPLLLTSMCVERYLAAAHAVLYMKLGNNWEYRVVCSALIWIVTLGIAVITYQQRLPKLAMYLSITLDAFLLIMLVCLTGIVHVLRKKGPGEGQTGRRGGSSVKSRALKNALLILVPSVVVYGPLLAIAPYMFTLKDMNEEVSHTRCLILNLMNTIPSLGTCIGPVFYMSRAKQLGCCKKNAEKEQTTTQDLQQPK; encoded by the coding sequence ATGCATGAGTTATTTCTTGCCATTGTGGATAAGTGCAATGATGAATATTCCTATGTTCGCTTGCCACTAGGAATTGTAACTTTTGTGTTGGGCTTCCCAGCTAATGTGGCTCTGCTGTGGTTGCTGGTGAGGGGCGAGAAAGCTCTATCACCCTCTGAAATTTTGGGGCTCAATCTTGGCGTGCTGAACGTCATCTTTTGCATCAGTCTTCCTTTTGATGTGTACATTTCTGCGAATTACATTCGTACTGGAGATCTCCTGACCATTACAGAGGCCATTTCTATCCTCAACCTGATCGGCTGTCCTCTTCTTTTGACCAGTATGTGTGTGGAGCGCTACCTGGCCGCAGCACATGCAGTCCTCTACATGAAACTAGGAAATAATTGGGAGTATCGTGTTGTCTGCTCAGCTTTAATTTGGATCGTAACTTTAGGCATTGCAGTGATTACCTACCAACAAAGACTTCCTAAATTAGCCATGTACTTGTCAATCACCCTTGATGCTTTCTTACTGATAATGCTGGTGTGTCTAACAGGCATCGTGCATGTACTCCGCAAAAAAGGTCCGGGTGAAGGGCAAACGGGTAGAAGAGGGGGGTCATCTGTAAAAAGCAGAGCACTAAAGAACGCTTTGCTGATTCTAGTCCCTTCGGTTGTAGTCTATGGACCTCTCCTGGCTATCGCCCCTTACATGTTCACACTAAAGGATATGAATGAAGAAGTTAGTCACACACGCTGTTTAATCCTGAATCTGATGAATACCATTCCTAGTCTTGGAACATGTATTGGGCCTGTGTTTTACATGTCCCGTGCAAAACAACTGGGCTGCTGTaaaaagaatgctgaaaaagaacaaacaacGACTCAAGACCTACAGCAACCAAAGTGA
- the si:ch211-242e8.1 gene encoding uncharacterized protein si:ch211-242e8.1 isoform X2 — translation MLFRSLSCGPWGPWIMTSAWSLMWVVCGLAVWFSHTHAASVSPNLLMITSDPVTDDQPINPEYLTEPTNPPSNNTVSVSPSLLMPTSDSKTDEQPINPEHPTEPTDLFSNTDTASVSSILLMTNSDASNEGQSTTPKHQSDSTDPPSSNNTGLACISVLPPRRGSYYVEHGTGVSVGSMLVFWCKEGYQLVGHEKITCILHAGVPRWSSSLPVCESIPRPNDQGLHIALLVSVVSGVVILVMTVCFIVCCCQDHMSKKKEKHRTGRSRRRETRSSRSRRSPSWLEREHIDWEAFPPPKLFSLSQRLDRPLPPGSPVYSEVIRAYENRGYERSQESLLRNSNSTYPTYHANSQIYPALVFQRVQTEPNPTTASTTPVYVQISTPPKNKTPHAPAVTHP, via the exons ATGCTGTTTCGATCCTTGTCCTGCGGCCCCTGGGGGCCTTGGATCATGACATCAGCGTGGTCCTTGATGTGGGTTGTGTGTGGACTGGCGGTGTGGTTTTCCCACACTCACGCAGCCTCAGTGAGCCCCAATCTGCTCATGATCACCTCTGATCCAGTCACTGATGATCAACCAATCAATCCAGAGTATCTGACTGAACCTACTAATCCACCCAGCAACAACACAG TCTCAGTGAGCCCCAGTCTGCTTATGCCAACCTCTGATTCAAAGACTGACGAGCAACCAATCAATCCAGAACATCCGACTGAGCCTACAGATTTATTCAGCAACACTGACACAG CCTCAGTGAGTTCCATTCTGCTCATGACGAACTCTGATGCAAGTAATGAAGGACAATCAACCACTCCAAAACATCAGAGTGACTCTACAGATCCACCCAGCAGCAACAACACAG GACTTGCATGCATTTCTGTGCTTCCCCCAAGACGAGGATCATACTACGTGGAGCACGGCACAGGGGTGTCTGTGGGCTCCATGCTTGTGTTCTGGTGTAAGGAGGGCTACCAGCTAGTTGGCCATGAGAAAATCACATGCATCCTGCATGCAGGCGTCCCTCGATGGAGCAGCTCCCTGCCAGTCTGTGAGA GTATCCCTCGGCCAAATGACCAGGGACTTCACATTGCTTTACTGGTGTCTGTTGTGAGTGGAGTGGTGATTCTTGTCATGACTGTCTGCTTCATCGTCTGCTGTTGTCAAGACCACATGAGCAAAAAGAAGGAAAAGCATCGGACAGGCAGAAGCAG GAGAAGAGAAACACGAAGCTCTAGGTCTCGGAGGAGCCCGTCCTGGTTGGAAAGAGAGCATATAGATTGGGAAGCATTCCCTCCACCTAAACTTTTCAGCCTGTCCCAGCGTCTCGACCGACCGCTGCCTCCTGGTAGTCCTGTTTATTCAGAAGTCATCAGAGCCTATGAGAACAGAGGGTATGAGAG GAGTCAGGAGAGTCTGCTGAGAAACTCCAATTCCACATATCCTACATACCACGCCAACAGCCAAATCTACCCGGCCCTTGTTTTCCAAAGGGTTCAAACTGAGCCAAACCCCACCACTGCTTCTACCACCCCAGTTTACGTACAGATTTCCACACCTCCCAAAAACAAGACCCCACACGCCCCTGCTGTCACCCACCCATAG
- the c18h11orf16 gene encoding uncharacterized protein C11orf16 homolog, with translation MSSSPRVSHSRSVLPLFMGKGRNVTFVLDSSVGMNGFLGQVKNLIIQTLITKASLRDSLFNIISFSYKSTPWSSHMMPCTPDVVYEALSWIHTLQTSPGRDLHSALALAFSDPACQSVHLVTSGLPDNPPQCLASLSTVVMRPVNTFYISDTTPINTDISDFLQCITSTTRGSCYIMTLNSADKVDQLSLLHSTDDVIQKPSYSEDPWRSMDFNQVQYNNCTSCFRSVPCWCSSMNPFSTVSCVSARVMQGAELFPGCRVLARREIDGFFYLGTIIHQSRGNLYMVEFDKFGPNGNTFMDTLNIVQPTCQPDMVNLSSAHRHSIVPGDTVLAPWEPDMRRYGPGRVISGTELRDPLKSDEGLLGLQVLFWNGMTIHVPKQLAVWIPASHHEQIIKDLHHYSSRPCCYGVSHCTMNCFELPCHRCNYHSLSYIPPCHCPVKRSWPMFMSSPLLNNHKRHELERKVDLQLKELQSSRQTQVPSSSSSSTSDSDENEDTGAAKHSPSRSELVSRSINTEISCLRKPYTQTETRPAWRYWKRGSAEPQHKQPGRAVRSPDVSHSCTRDTGNSGSSTDNSVMTNHSSLFKLVPDSPRRGVNMREIFGSTEPKSSPSPLALAISTRPTKLIVPQPEFRVI, from the exons ATGTCGTCAAGTCCTCGGGTATCTCACAGCCGAAGTGTCCTTCCCTTATTCATGGGTAAAGGCAGAAATGTCACTTTCGTTCTGGACTCCTCTGTGGGAATGAATGGCTTTTTGGGACAAGTGAAGAATCTTATCATTCAAACCTTGATTACTAAAGCTTCACTCAGAGATTCGCTCTTCAATATTATCAGCTTTTCATACAAG TCAACACCATGGTCTTCTCACATGATGCCCTGCACCCCTGATGTAGTCTATGAAGCCTTGAGCTGGATCCacacattacaaacaagtcccGGCAGAGACCTCCACTCAGCACTGGCTTTAGCATtctctgaccctgcctgtcagTCTGTCCATTTGGTGACCAGCGGTCTTCCAGACAATCCACCACAATGTCTAGCTTCATTATCAACCGTGGTGATGCGTCCTGTGAATACTTTTTACATATCTGACACGACTCCCATAAACACTGACATATCAGACTTCTTGCAGTGCATCACTTCCACCACTAGAGGAAGCTGTTACATCATGACGCTCAACTCAGCAGACAAAGTGGACCAA cTCAGTTTGTTGCATTCAACGGATGACGTGATTCAAAAGCCATCATACTCAGAGGACCCATGGCGTTCAATGGACTTCAATCAGGTCCAATACAACAACTGCACAAGTTGTTTCCGTTCTGTACCATGCTg GTGTTCATCTATGAATCCTTTTAGTACAGTATCTTGTGTATCTGCAAGGGTAATGCAAGGTGCTGAACTTTTTCCTGGCTGCCGTGTGTTAGCCAGGAGAGAGATAGATGGATTTTTCTACCTGGGGACAATCATACATCAG AGCAGAGGAAATCTTTACATGGTGGAGTTTGATAAGTTTGGACCTAATGGAAATACATTTATGGACACATTAAATATAGTTCAGCCAACTTGCCAGCCTGATATGGTGAATCTATCCAGTGCACACAGGCACAGTATCGTACCAGGAGACACTGTTCTGGCACCGTGGGAGCCAGACATGAGACGATATGGGCCTGGAAGAGTCATCTCTGGTACGGAGCTAAGAGATCCACTAAAAA GTGATGAAGGTCTGTTGGGACTCCAGGTTCTCTTCTGGAATGGGATGACAATTCATGTCCCCAAACAGCTTGCAGTATGGATTCCAGCCTCTCATCATGAGCAAATTATCAAAGACCTCCACCATTATTCATCTCGGCCATGTTGCTACGGGGTTTCTCACTGCACCATGAATTGTTTTGAATTGCCATGTCACCGGTGCAACTATCACAGCCTGTCCTACATTCCACCATGCCACTGTCCAGTCAAGAGGTCCTGGCCAATGTTCATGTCATCTCCACTACTGAATAACCATAAGAGACATGAGCTAGAGAGGAAAGTTGACCTCCAACTGAAAGAACTACAGAGCTCTCGACAGACACAAGTGCCTTCATCTTCCTCATCATCAACCTCTGACTCAGATGAAAATGAGGATACTGGAGCTGCAAAACACAGCCCTTCAAGGTCAGAACTGGTGAGCCGATCAATAAACACAGAGATTTCCTGTCTGAGAAAGCCATACACTCAAACTGAGACCAGACCAGCCTGGAGATACTGGAAAAGGGGTTCTGCAGAACCACAGCACAAACAACCAG GAAGAGCAGTCAGGTCTCCAGATGTCAGCCATTCTTGCACTAGAGACACTGGGAATTCTGGGAGCTCTACAGATAACTCTGTGATGACCAATCACAGCTCTTTATTTAAGCTGGTTCCCGATTCACCAAGACGAGGAGTTAATATGAGGGAAATATTTGGATCAACTGAACCAAAGTCATCACCATCACCACTAGCTTTGGCAATCAGCACAAGGCCAACTAAACTGATAGTTCCACAGCCAGAGTTCAGAGTGATATGA
- the akip1 gene encoding A-kinase-interacting protein 1 → MASESWLESSLRRSSKLGQEVLEKAKRRSGSRLGTRLRPSPVFDHNERTSERDIIHSNLDHAFAKIVEYMSETTRQCKKFYETVHLAQPSEREHICRYHSQQMLRTADQKQNASTAIKRDIGSSESEDFLIEVSPGTYSITAAMQDTKPQTKTVRINAGESMNLTFNL, encoded by the exons ATGGCCAGTGAATCCTGGTTGGAGTCTTCCCTGCGCCGTTCATCTAAACTTGGGCAGGAGGTGTTGGAAAAAGCAAAGAGACGATCTGGTAGCCGCTTAGGTACAAGACTAAGACCATCACCTGTGTTTGATCACAATGAAAGGACCTCAGAG AGAGacatcattcattcaaacttgGACCATGCTTTTGCAAAAATAGTGGAGTACATGTCAGAAACCACCAGACAATGCAAG AAGTTTTATGAGACCGTCCACCTGGCTCAGCCCAGTGAGCGAGAACACATCTGTCGCTACCATTCCCAGCAGATGTTGAGGACTGCagatcaaaaacaaaatgcaagtACAGCCATCAAACGAGACATT GGTTCATCAGAATCAGAGGATTTCCTTATTGAAGTGTCTCCAGGCACCTATTCCATCACAGCAGCAATGCAGGACACAAAGCCACAGACGAAAACTGTCCGCATCAATGCAGGAGAAAGCATGAACCTTACATTCAACCTCTGA
- the znf143b gene encoding zinc finger protein 143 isoform X1, with translation MLLAQVNRDTQGMEFQSVDGDPQQVTLCLTEAVTVADDNIEGMDTVSLQAVTLVDGSTAYIQHSPKVSLTENKIMEGQVIQLEDGSAAYVQHLPMSKTGGEGLRLEDGQAVQLEDGTTAYIHAPKETYDQGGLQAVQLEDGTTAYIQHMPPSNTILAIQADGTVADLQTEGTIDAETISVLEQYSAKMEATECSTGLLGRGDEAVHMQIVLQGQDSRSPRIQHVGEKAFRCEHEGCGKLYTTAHHLKVHERSHTGDKPYICEHIGCGKKFATGYGLKSHVRTHTGEKPYRCQELNCLKSFKTSGDLQKHTRTHTGEKPFKCPFEGCGRSFTTSNIRKVHIRTHTGERPYYCSEPNCGRAFASATNYKNHMRIHTGEKPYVCTVPGCDKRFTEYSSLYKHHVVHTPCKPYNCNHCGKTYKQISTLAMHKRTAHNDTEPIEEEQEAYFEPPAEAIDDPGLMYTPTVVEDDSGSEQVSGSEVMGQHVALISQDGTQQVLSQADMQAMGGTITMVTQEGTTITIPAHEAMLSSGGAHSVTMVSADGTEGQVAIVTPDLSAYQTEEGELVQDQEHHVVSTSPHPVTLLATSNGTHIAVQLSDQPSLEEAIRIASRIQQGETPGIDD, from the exons ATGCTCTTAGCCCAGGTGAATCGGGACACCCAGGGCATGGAGTTTCAAAGTGTGGATGGGGACCCGCAGCAGGTCACCCTTTGCCTGACAGAGGCAGTAACAGTTGCAG ATGACAACATAGAGGGAATGGACACGGTGAGCTTGCAGGCCGTGACTCTGGTGGATGGCTCCACAGCATACATCCAACATAGCCCTAAAG TTTCTctgacagaaaacaaaataatggaAGGACAAGTGATTCAGCTGGAGGATGGATCTGCTGCTTATGTCCAGCACCTACCAATGTCTAAAACAG gTGGAGAAGGATTGAGACTAGAAGATGGCCAAGCTGTGCAACTGGAGGATGGGACAACCGCTTATATTCATGCACCCAAAG AAACGTATGATCAGGGCGGTTTACAGGCTGTTCAGCTGGAGGATGGCACCACTGCATATATTCAACATATGCCTCCATCCAACACCATCCTGGCCATCCAGGCAGATGGTACAGTAGCAGACTTACAGACAGAGGGCACAATTGATGCTGAGACCATCAGTGTATTGGAGCAATACTCTGCTAAG ATGGAGGCCACAGAATGTAGTACTGGGTTACTTGGTCGAGGCGATGAAGCTGTGCATATGCAG ATTGTACTGCAGGGTCAAGACAGCCGGTCGCCTAGAATACAGCATGTTGGGGAAAAGGCCTTCAGATGTGAACATGAGGGATGTGGAAAACTTTACACAACTGCTCACCATCTGAAG gtACATGAAAGATCGCATACTGGGGATAAGCCATACATTTGTGAACATATAGGTTGTGGGAAAAAATTTGCAACAG GGTATGGTCTCAAGAGTCACGTTCGaactcacactggagagaaaccataTCGTTGTCAGGAGCTTAACTGTCTCAAGTCTTTCAAAACGTCCGGAgacttacaaaaacacacaagaacACATACAG GCGAAAAACCATTTAAATGTCCGTTTGAAGGCTGTGGGAGATCTTTTACCACATCCAACATTCGTAAAGTCCACATCCGTACTCACACAGGCGAGAGGCCGTACTATTGCTCTGAACCCAACTGTGGAAGGGCCTTTGCAAGTGCCACCAATTACAAAAAccacatgaggattcacacaG GTGAGAAGCCTTACGTCTGCACTGTTCCTGGCTGTGACAAGCGTTTCACTGAGTACTCCAGCCTGTACAAGCACCATGTAGTTCATACGCCCTGTAAACCCTACAACTGTAACCACTGCGGAAAGACGTATAAGCAGATTTCAACCTTAGCCATGCATAAACGCACAGCACACAATGACACAGAGCCGATAGAAGAAGAACAAGAAGCTTATTTTGAGCCCCCAGCAG AGGCCATTGATGACCCTGGGTTAATGTATACTCCGACAGTGGTGGAAGATGACTCTGGGTCTGAGCAGGTGTCAGGATCAGAGGTCATGGGACAACATGTGGCTCTCATATCTCAGGATGGCACTCAACAG GTTCTGTCTCAAGCAGATATGCAGGCTATGGGAGGCACGATTACAATGGTAACACAAGAAGGAACCACCATAACTATCCCAGCACATGAGGCAATGCTTTCCTCAGGGGGAGCACATTCTGTTACTATGGTGTCTGCAGATGGGACAGAGGGGCAG gtgGCTATTGTGACACCAGATTTGTCTGCATACCAGACAGAAGAGGGGGAGCTCGTACAAGATCAGGAACACCATGTGGTTTCCACAAGTCCACACCCAGTCACACTGCTGGCTACTTCTAATGGCACACACATAGCTGTGCAG CTCAGTGATCAGCCCTCTCTAGAAGAAGCAATCAGAATAGCATCAAGAATACAGCAAGGAGAAACCCCTGGCATAGACGATTAA